The Tenacibaculum jejuense genome includes a window with the following:
- a CDS encoding VOC family protein: MNSNFHISLPCKNLKETIKFYTQDLGIEEGRSNREWVDFNLYGCQLTFVSVDNFNFEYPHYQLENEKLPSFHFGVILDSDEWEMLHDKINRWSMDTIVKKTFFEDKNGEQNSFFVQDPNGYFIEFKTFKEPDEIFI, encoded by the coding sequence ATGAATAGTAATTTTCACATATCATTACCTTGTAAAAACTTAAAAGAAACTATAAAGTTTTATACTCAAGATTTAGGAATAGAAGAGGGTAGAAGTAACAGAGAATGGGTAGATTTTAACTTATATGGATGTCAATTAACTTTTGTTAGTGTAGATAATTTCAATTTTGAATATCCTCATTATCAATTAGAAAATGAAAAATTACCATCTTTTCATTTTGGAGTTATTTTAGATAGTGATGAATGGGAAATGCTTCATGATAAAATTAATAGATGGTCTATGGATACCATTGTAAAGAAGACTTTTTTTGAAGACAAAAACGGAGAACAAAATTCATTCTTTGTACAAGATCCAAATGGTTATTTTATAGAGTTTAAAACGTTTAAGGAGCCTGATGAGATATTCATATAG
- a CDS encoding universal stress protein has protein sequence MKNILIPYDFSEAALNALNYTKKFFEGELINFFLLDVYIGERSYLLSKEHNEKWFNQMDDEIENELKYLVDILNRENKGFTYHSIIDTNSLTNAVKETIVEEKIDLIICGTKGAKSLAQTFIGTNTIKIINAVDHTPILVVPTNYKYKKIDRIIFSTNYKRNFNKVELHALLKFSKMRQCDIEIVNLSVEEALTNKQRTHKVKLRELLQDVNTSFKKLDWEESETYTIQKYVEESNGQLLAFINHHYNFFNQLLDENVIKKITFTSHIPLLILPEV, from the coding sequence ATGAAAAACATTTTAATTCCTTATGATTTTTCTGAAGCAGCTCTTAATGCACTTAACTATACAAAGAAGTTTTTTGAAGGTGAGCTTATAAATTTTTTTTTACTAGATGTTTACATAGGTGAAAGATCTTATCTATTAAGTAAAGAACACAACGAAAAGTGGTTTAATCAAATGGATGATGAGATTGAAAATGAATTAAAGTATTTAGTTGATATTCTTAATAGAGAAAATAAAGGATTTACATACCATTCCATTATAGATACAAACTCACTTACTAATGCAGTTAAAGAAACTATAGTAGAAGAAAAAATTGATCTTATCATATGTGGAACTAAAGGAGCTAAAAGTTTAGCACAAACTTTTATTGGTACCAATACAATTAAAATAATTAATGCAGTAGATCATACACCAATATTAGTAGTTCCTACAAATTACAAATACAAAAAAATTGATAGGATTATATTTTCTACAAACTATAAAAGAAATTTTAACAAAGTAGAACTTCATGCTTTATTGAAATTCAGTAAAATGAGACAGTGTGATATAGAAATAGTAAACCTTTCTGTTGAAGAAGCACTAACAAATAAACAAAGAACACATAAAGTCAAATTGAGAGAATTATTGCAAGATGTTAATACCTCTTTTAAAAAATTAGATTGGGAAGAATCTGAAACGTATACGATTCAAAAGTATGTTGAAGAATCTAACGGACAATTACTAGCGTTTATCAATCATCATTATAACTTTTTCAATCAACTGTTAGATGAAAATGTGATAAAGAAAATTACGTTTACAAGTCATATTCCATTATTAATTTTACCAGAAGTATAA
- a CDS encoding DEAD/DEAH box helicase, whose translation MSKSFTDLGIHPEFQQSLTNLKISVPTDIQEKTIPIILNKNQDVVALAKTGTGKTAAFGLPLLQLIDTNNPNIQAVILAPTRELGQQIHANLTAFSSHNPSISIAAICGGIPIKPQIERLKTETHIVVATPGRLADLVKREAIDIKNISYFILDEADEMVSALKDGLDSIIKEIPKKRRTLLFTATLSGAIKQLVNNYMSKDVVHIEADMKTVGHQGIKHQYVVVKPIEKLEVLLHFLASKEGERGIIFCKTKAAVNKLAKKLAINKFSSGAIHGSLTQGIRDRIMEQFRAGHIDILVATDLAARGIDVKDVSYVVNYHLPDTYEAYVHRSGRTARAGAKGLSLSVIQEEEIEEIPDFEEELGITFRQFKKADAQSIEENNTLLWAKKIFKTKPNRTVSEEFKEKVRTVFHHLTKDELVEKILAHHLAEVNKDKLKQDAQKNKK comes from the coding sequence ATGTCAAAAAGTTTTACCGACTTAGGAATACATCCTGAATTTCAACAAAGTTTAACCAACTTAAAAATTTCTGTACCAACAGATATACAAGAAAAAACGATTCCTATTATCTTGAATAAAAATCAAGATGTAGTTGCGTTAGCAAAAACAGGAACAGGTAAAACCGCTGCTTTTGGATTGCCATTATTACAGTTAATAGATACGAATAATCCTAATATTCAAGCAGTAATTTTGGCTCCAACACGAGAATTAGGGCAACAAATTCATGCAAATTTAACAGCTTTTTCATCTCATAATCCTTCAATATCTATAGCTGCTATTTGTGGAGGAATTCCTATAAAACCACAAATTGAGCGTTTAAAAACTGAAACACATATCGTTGTTGCCACACCTGGACGTTTAGCGGATTTAGTTAAACGCGAAGCAATTGACATCAAAAATATCTCTTATTTTATCTTAGATGAAGCCGATGAAATGGTAAGTGCTTTAAAAGATGGTTTAGATAGTATTATTAAAGAGATTCCTAAAAAAAGAAGAACTTTACTATTTACTGCAACATTATCTGGTGCTATAAAACAGTTAGTGAACAATTATATGTCTAAAGATGTAGTTCACATTGAAGCAGACATGAAAACTGTTGGTCATCAAGGAATAAAACATCAATATGTAGTAGTAAAACCAATAGAAAAACTAGAAGTATTACTACATTTTCTAGCTTCTAAAGAAGGAGAAAGAGGTATTATTTTTTGTAAAACTAAAGCTGCTGTAAATAAATTAGCGAAAAAATTAGCTATTAATAAATTCTCTTCAGGTGCAATTCATGGAAGTTTAACACAAGGAATTCGTGATCGAATAATGGAACAATTTAGAGCTGGTCATATTGATATTTTAGTAGCCACTGATTTAGCTGCTCGTGGTATTGATGTAAAAGATGTTTCTTACGTTGTAAACTATCATTTACCAGATACTTATGAAGCTTACGTGCATAGAAGCGGACGAACAGCGAGAGCAGGAGCAAAGGGCCTTTCGTTAAGTGTTATACAAGAAGAAGAAATTGAAGAAATTCCTGATTTTGAAGAAGAATTAGGGATTACTTTTCGTCAGTTTAAAAAAGCAGATGCACAAAGTATAGAAGAAAACAATACGTTGTTATGGGCTAAAAAAATATTCAAAACGAAACCGAATAGAACTGTTTCAGAAGAATTTAAAGAAAAAGTAAGAACAGTGTTTCATCATTTAACTAAAGATGAACTAGTGGAAAAGATTTTAGCACATCATCTAGCAGAAGTGAACAAGGATAAATTGAAGCAAGATGCTCAAAAAAATAAAAAATAG